The following coding sequences lie in one Bacteroides helcogenes P 36-108 genomic window:
- a CDS encoding GNAT family N-acetyltransferase, which produces MHIMKEKTESLWKLCFNDSKEFVEMYFKMRYKNESNIVIESGDEVIAALQMIPYPMSFCGKQISTSYISGACTHPDFRNKGVMRQLLSQAFARMQQSEVLLSTLIPAEPWLFDYYAGMGYAPVFRNSTKEIIVPELAPAKAITVSVIPGFQKDIYSYLNKKLAERPCYIRHSPEDFMVVMADLAVSEGTLFAAKSNRKTEGIAIVYKTEKGIIINELLTENEETEYSLLHAIGQHTGCNRMTQLLPPDEGLPRQTSGMARIINAKKVLQLYASRFPKDEMQIEVSDRQLSANNGYYYLNNGKCMTSAKRLPGSHLALTIGELTEKIFAPLNPYMSLMLN; this is translated from the coding sequence ATGCACATAATGAAAGAAAAAACAGAGAGCTTGTGGAAGCTGTGTTTCAACGACAGCAAAGAATTCGTCGAAATGTACTTCAAGATGCGCTACAAGAACGAAAGCAACATCGTTATCGAAAGCGGAGACGAAGTGATCGCAGCCCTCCAGATGATTCCTTATCCGATGAGTTTCTGCGGCAAGCAGATATCCACATCCTACATATCCGGTGCTTGCACCCACCCCGACTTCCGGAACAAGGGAGTGATGCGGCAACTCTTGTCACAGGCTTTTGCCCGAATGCAACAAAGCGAAGTCCTCCTCAGCACACTGATACCGGCAGAACCTTGGCTGTTCGACTATTATGCAGGCATGGGATACGCCCCCGTATTTAGAAACTCGACGAAAGAAATTATCGTGCCGGAACTTGCCCCTGCCAAAGCAATAACAGTCAGCGTTATACCCGGATTCCAGAAAGACATCTATTCTTATTTGAACAAGAAACTTGCCGAACGCCCTTGCTATATCCGGCATTCCCCGGAAGACTTCATGGTTGTCATGGCGGATCTTGCCGTCAGTGAGGGCACTCTATTCGCAGCCAAGTCAAACCGAAAGACAGAGGGAATAGCAATAGTCTATAAAACAGAAAAAGGCATCATCATCAATGAACTTCTGACAGAAAACGAGGAAACGGAATACAGCCTATTGCATGCCATCGGGCAGCATACCGGCTGCAACCGCATGACGCAGCTATTGCCTCCCGATGAAGGACTGCCGCGGCAGACATCAGGAATGGCACGGATTATCAATGCCAAAAAGGTGTTGCAGTTGTATGCCTCCCGTTTTCCGAAAGACGAAATGCAGATAGAAGTGTCAGACCGGCAATTGTCTGCCAACAACGGCTATTACTACCTGAACAACGGTAAATGTATGACAAGTGCCAAGCGTCTGCCCGGCAGCCACTTGGCACTTACAATCGGTGAACTCACCGAAAAGATATTCGCACCACTCAATCCATACATGAGCCTGATGCTGAATTAG
- a CDS encoding CidA/LrgA family protein: MIRQCAILFGCLALGELIVFITGVKLPSSIIGMLLLTLFLKLGWIKLHWVQGMSDFLVANLGFFFVPPGVALMLYFDIIAAEFWPIAIATLVSTLLVLVVTGWVHQLTRKIK, translated from the coding sequence ATGATTCGTCAATGCGCCATCCTTTTCGGATGTTTGGCTTTGGGTGAACTGATTGTTTTCATCACGGGCGTCAAGCTGCCCTCCAGCATCATAGGGATGCTGTTACTCACCCTTTTCCTTAAACTGGGTTGGATTAAACTGCACTGGGTGCAAGGCATGTCCGACTTTCTGGTGGCCAATCTGGGATTTTTCTTCGTCCCTCCGGGCGTAGCCCTCATGCTCTATTTCGACATCATCGCCGCCGAATTCTGGCCGATAGCCATCGCCACATTAGTAAGCACCCTGCTGGTGCTTGTAGTCACCGGATGGGTTCACCAATTAACACGTAAAATCAAATGA
- a CDS encoding PEGA domain-containing protein — protein sequence MKENKQNGRLWNILLLFLFLSPLTAEAQNKIQVTSFHRMETDVTARVTAPKTDQNGEVCALIRIVTTAKDLMFEADALGIAARENKTGEIWLYLPHGARRISIMHNDYGVLRNYFYPDIIEKAVVYEMELNAGDAMSKTTVDTHTQLLVMRPEPATADIYIDNEKVPTENGLFTATMKKGTHSYRVEAPMYATEAGMVDLGGEQKVMSVNLKPCFGYLEVFSLPEQDAKVFVDGRQVGDTPYKSDRMPLRSYRIRVEKDLFFPMDSLAEVVAGETETLVFKMVSTLKPRALRKMLVMADAGYQSSQVSYGGMIGFVRENGAYVRFRSDFGSVSSKLECDDTGALTSGGEGKPYYSTGVEHKSRMSVVGGYLRHLWKPFYGYVGVGYGQRTLAWETVDGEMVKNIDRSASGVAGEAGLLVNVGKFALSAGYHTVNFKCHEVGGSIGIMF from the coding sequence ATGAAAGAGAACAAACAAAACGGCAGACTATGGAACATCCTGTTACTGTTCCTATTTCTGAGCCCACTTACGGCCGAAGCCCAGAACAAGATTCAAGTGACTTCTTTTCATCGTATGGAGACGGATGTCACCGCACGTGTCACTGCACCCAAAACAGACCAGAACGGCGAGGTATGTGCTCTGATTCGCATTGTCACCACCGCCAAAGACCTTATGTTCGAAGCCGATGCTCTGGGCATTGCGGCACGTGAAAACAAAACCGGAGAAATCTGGCTTTACCTTCCTCATGGAGCTCGCCGCATCTCCATTATGCACAATGACTATGGGGTGCTTCGCAACTACTTTTATCCCGATATCATAGAGAAAGCCGTGGTTTACGAGATGGAACTGAACGCAGGCGACGCTATGTCAAAGACAACGGTTGATACCCATACCCAATTGCTCGTGATGCGCCCTGAACCGGCTACGGCCGATATCTATATCGACAACGAGAAGGTTCCCACCGAAAACGGTCTGTTCACTGCCACCATGAAGAAAGGCACGCACTCCTACCGGGTGGAAGCGCCCATGTATGCCACCGAAGCGGGCATGGTGGACTTGGGAGGCGAGCAGAAAGTGATGAGCGTCAACCTGAAGCCATGCTTCGGCTATTTGGAAGTCTTTTCCCTGCCCGAACAAGATGCCAAAGTGTTTGTCGATGGTCGGCAGGTGGGGGACACACCTTATAAAAGTGACCGCATGCCTCTCCGCAGTTACAGGATAAGAGTGGAGAAGGATTTGTTTTTCCCGATGGACAGTCTGGCAGAGGTGGTTGCCGGAGAAACGGAGACGCTTGTCTTCAAGATGGTTTCCACCCTCAAGCCTCGTGCCCTGCGCAAGATGCTGGTGATGGCCGATGCGGGCTATCAGTCCTCGCAAGTGTCCTATGGTGGCATGATAGGATTTGTCCGCGAGAATGGTGCTTATGTTCGTTTCCGTAGCGATTTCGGTTCTGTCTCCTCTAAGCTGGAGTGTGACGATACGGGTGCGTTGACTTCCGGAGGCGAAGGAAAGCCCTATTATAGCACGGGAGTGGAGCATAAGTCCCGGATGTCGGTGGTAGGCGGCTATCTCCGTCATCTGTGGAAACCGTTTTATGGTTATGTAGGTGTCGGTTATGGTCAGCGCACGCTTGCCTGGGAAACGGTGGACGGAGAAATGGTCAAGAACATCGACCGTTCCGCTTCCGGTGTGGCGGGTGAAGCCGGGCTGCTGGTCAATGTGGGCAAGTTTGCACTTTCTGCGGGTTATCATACCGTCAACTTCAAATGCCATGAAGTTGGAGGAAGTATAGGCATCATGTTCTGA
- a CDS encoding DUF2156 domain-containing protein, producing the protein MIPFRDIELKDKELITSYTLSSPRQNCDLSFSNLCSWRFLYDTKFAIQDGFLLLKFWAEGELVYMMPIGNGDLGKALDALKEDACRESAPLCLLGICGGMCSELEAFMPGQFQFTADRDYADYIYMRSDLATLSGKRFQSKRNHVNKFKRTYNYEYAPITPDRIQECLDLEAEWCKANNCDQQEGTGNERRALIYALHNFDALGLTGGILHVDGKIVAFTFGMPINQDTFGVHVEKADTAVDGAYAMINYEFANHIPEQYTYINREEDLGIEGLRKAKLSYQPVTILEKYMACLKSHPMDMVKW; encoded by the coding sequence ATGATACCATTCAGAGATATCGAGTTAAAAGATAAAGAACTGATAACTTCCTACACACTAAGCAGCCCACGACAGAATTGCGACCTCTCATTTTCCAATCTTTGCAGTTGGCGCTTCTTATACGATACAAAGTTTGCCATACAAGATGGCTTTCTTTTATTAAAATTCTGGGCAGAAGGAGAACTTGTATATATGATGCCCATTGGCAACGGTGATTTAGGAAAAGCGCTGGACGCTTTAAAAGAAGATGCCTGCCGCGAAAGCGCTCCTTTGTGTCTGCTGGGCATCTGTGGCGGGATGTGCTCCGAGTTGGAGGCATTCATGCCCGGACAATTCCAGTTTACGGCCGACCGTGATTATGCCGACTACATTTACATGCGTAGCGACCTTGCCACCCTTTCGGGAAAAAGATTCCAGTCCAAACGAAATCATGTGAATAAATTCAAGCGTACTTATAATTACGAATATGCTCCCATTACCCCCGACCGCATTCAGGAATGCCTGGATCTGGAGGCAGAATGGTGCAAAGCAAATAATTGCGACCAGCAGGAAGGGACGGGAAATGAACGCCGTGCCCTGATTTATGCTTTGCACAACTTCGATGCGCTCGGCCTGACCGGAGGTATTCTTCATGTGGATGGCAAAATCGTAGCGTTCACCTTCGGAATGCCCATCAATCAGGATACCTTCGGCGTGCATGTGGAGAAGGCGGACACAGCCGTTGATGGCGCATACGCCATGATTAATTATGAATTCGCCAACCATATTCCGGAACAATATACCTACATCAACCGGGAAGAAGACTTGGGTATTGAGGGTTTACGCAAAGCCAAGCTTTCTTACCAGCCGGTGACCATCCTCGAAAAATACATGGCCTGTCTCAAAAGCCATCCGATGGATATGGTGAAGTGGTGA
- a CDS encoding TonB family protein: protein MKNKLFSLLVLLFACLPLFCQNRSKPMVDADGVYLVTEKMPEYPGGVSAMMQYLSSNIKYPVEAQKKNISGRVMVQFVIMEDGKLSRIKVIKSLDPLLDEEAMRAVREMPAWSPGMQDGKKVKTRFTIPISFNLDKADRTVPSAKLVVQSGQPVKNKTMQGVWQLCRVDSVELGYQISLLPVLKILSDGNTFMNIVVQVEMGGSMILAQGEYELPSDNVYVEKLEKSAFLSFQSGTSNEITVERLHDNLIKMTFKVPGREQLGTEYWHRVPSPDIKVMAD, encoded by the coding sequence ATGAAAAACAAACTGTTCAGTCTTTTGGTTCTCTTGTTTGCCTGCCTTCCGTTGTTCTGCCAAAACCGATCAAAGCCAATGGTTGATGCGGATGGCGTTTACCTGGTTACCGAAAAAATGCCTGAGTATCCCGGCGGCGTTTCGGCCATGATGCAGTATCTGTCATCCAATATCAAGTATCCCGTGGAGGCACAGAAGAAAAACATTTCCGGACGTGTTATGGTGCAGTTCGTAATAATGGAAGACGGAAAGCTGAGCCGGATAAAGGTGATAAAAAGCCTTGACCCTCTACTGGACGAAGAAGCCATGCGTGCGGTAAGAGAGATGCCGGCATGGTCTCCGGGAATGCAGGATGGCAAAAAAGTAAAGACACGATTCACGATACCCATCTCGTTCAATCTGGATAAAGCAGACCGGACTGTCCCTTCAGCTAAATTGGTGGTGCAAAGCGGACAGCCGGTAAAGAATAAGACGATGCAGGGAGTGTGGCAGCTATGCCGGGTAGATTCCGTTGAGTTGGGCTACCAGATATCACTGCTCCCGGTCCTGAAAATCTTGTCGGACGGCAATACATTTATGAATATCGTAGTCCAAGTGGAAATGGGAGGCTCAATGATTCTGGCTCAGGGCGAATATGAGTTGCCGTCGGACAATGTATATGTGGAGAAGCTGGAAAAATCGGCTTTCCTCTCTTTCCAGTCAGGCACGAGCAACGAAATCACAGTAGAGCGCCTGCATGACAATCTGATAAAGATGACGTTCAAAGTACCGGGACGGGAACAGCTCGGAACGGAATATTGGCACAGAGTGCCGTCACCGGATATAAAAGTGATGGCTGATTGA
- a CDS encoding LrgB family protein, with protein sequence MNFLENDFFLLAITFGIFFLAKLLQKKTGIMLLNPILLTIAVLIIFLKMTNISYETYNRGGHLIEFWLKPAVVALGVPLYLQLETIKKQLLPILLSQLAGCIAGVVSVVLIAKLMGASDEVIYSLAPKSVTTPIAMEVAQSLGGIPSLTAAVVVCVGLLGGILGVKAMKLTHIESPMAQGLSLGAAAHAVGTSTAMDISSKYGAFASLGLTLNGILTALLTPTILRLLGLL encoded by the coding sequence ATGAACTTCTTAGAAAATGATTTTTTCCTGCTGGCCATCACTTTCGGAATATTCTTCCTGGCCAAGCTCCTGCAAAAAAAGACAGGAATCATGCTGCTCAATCCCATCTTGCTCACAATTGCCGTTCTCATCATTTTCCTGAAAATGACAAATATCAGCTACGAGACTTACAACAGGGGCGGACATCTGATAGAATTCTGGCTAAAGCCGGCAGTGGTGGCACTGGGTGTTCCTCTGTATCTGCAACTGGAAACTATAAAGAAGCAACTGCTGCCCATCTTGCTGTCCCAATTGGCGGGATGCATTGCCGGAGTGGTCTCTGTGGTTTTGATAGCCAAACTGATGGGAGCCTCCGATGAGGTGATATACTCGCTGGCGCCAAAATCGGTCACCACCCCCATAGCCATGGAAGTAGCCCAGTCTTTGGGAGGAATTCCTTCGCTGACAGCCGCCGTAGTGGTTTGCGTGGGACTGTTAGGCGGCATATTGGGAGTAAAAGCCATGAAGTTGACCCATATAGAAAGCCCTATGGCACAAGGCCTCTCACTGGGGGCCGCGGCTCATGCCGTAGGCACTTCCACCGCAATGGACATAAGCAGCAAATACGGAGCATTTGCCAGCCTCGGACTAACGCTGAACGGAATATTGACCGCCTTGCTTACACCAACAATTTTACGATTATTGGGGTTACTCTAA
- a CDS encoding TldD/PmbA family protein translates to MITDENKKLAQWAMDYALKNGCRAAKLVLYTNSNSSFELRNGKIDRLQQATENGLGLSLYVDGRFGSFSTNRLDKKELETLITNGIESTRYLAEDESRILADPARYYKGGKPDLQLFDKELYDINPDDKVALATAAAEEVMGKDDRIVSVDTSYGDGEGSSYRLISNGFEGESKSTWFSVSASVSIKGEGEARPQDGWYDSALFYDKLAKTGIGAKALERVLRKLGQKKVKSGKYTMVVDPMNTGNLLSPMLNALYGSALQQKNSFLLDKQDAKVASELFTLRDEPHIVGAKGSRYFDSEGVATQPRAIFDKGVLKTYFIDTYNGKKMNTAPTISAPSHLILTPGSKDLNGLVADVKLGILVTGFNGGNSNSSTGDFSYGIEGFLIEDGKLTQPVNEMNVTGNMLSLWNSLVAVGNDPQNRSWQIPSLVFEGVNFSGL, encoded by the coding sequence AAGATAGACCGTTTGCAGCAAGCAACAGAAAACGGATTAGGGCTGAGCCTCTACGTGGATGGCCGTTTCGGGTCTTTTTCTACTAACCGCCTGGACAAGAAAGAACTGGAAACTCTTATCACCAACGGTATTGAATCCACCCGATATCTGGCGGAAGATGAATCGCGGATATTGGCCGATCCGGCACGCTACTATAAAGGCGGAAAGCCCGATTTGCAGCTTTTCGACAAGGAACTTTATGATATCAATCCCGATGACAAAGTAGCACTTGCCACGGCAGCGGCTGAGGAAGTGATGGGCAAAGATGACCGCATTGTTTCCGTAGATACTTCTTATGGCGACGGTGAGGGATCTTCTTACCGCTTGATAAGTAACGGATTTGAAGGCGAATCAAAGAGTACATGGTTCTCTGTTTCCGCCAGTGTATCCATAAAGGGTGAAGGCGAAGCACGACCTCAGGATGGATGGTATGATTCAGCCTTGTTTTATGACAAACTGGCCAAGACAGGAATCGGAGCCAAGGCTTTGGAACGCGTTCTGCGCAAGTTGGGACAGAAAAAGGTGAAGTCGGGCAAATATACGATGGTAGTCGATCCTATGAATACGGGCAACTTGCTCAGTCCTATGCTGAACGCATTGTATGGATCGGCCTTGCAGCAGAAAAACTCTTTCTTGCTGGACAAACAGGATGCCAAGGTAGCTTCCGAACTCTTCACCCTGCGCGACGAACCGCACATTGTCGGCGCCAAGGGTTCACGCTATTTCGACAGCGAAGGTGTGGCTACCCAGCCGCGTGCCATCTTTGACAAAGGGGTGCTGAAGACTTACTTCATCGATACCTACAATGGCAAGAAAATGAATACGGCTCCTACCATCAGTGCGCCTTCACATCTGATTCTGACGCCGGGCAGCAAAGACTTGAATGGATTGGTGGCCGATGTCAAATTGGGAATCCTTGTTACCGGTTTCAATGGCGGCAACAGCAACAGCAGTACCGGAGACTTCTCTTACGGCATAGAAGGCTTCTTGATTGAAGACGGCAAACTGACACAGCCGGTCAATGAAATGAACGTGACGGGCAACATGCTTTCTTTGTGGAATTCTTTGGTTGCCGTAGGCAATGACCCGCAGAACCGTTCCTGGCAGATACCTTCGTTGGTATTCGAAGGAGTCAACTTCAGCGGATTGTAA